The DNA segment ACGGCGCGCTCGATTACCTCTCGCGTGCGTTACTGGAACCCGGCCAGGCCGTGCTCGTGCCCGATCCGGACTTCACGTATCACGGGATGAGCGCCAAATACCACCACGGCACCGTCGAGACGTTCGACCTCTCGGAGGCCGACGGCTTCCACCAGTCGCCCGAGCGCGTGCTGGATGCCTACGACGGGCACCGAATCGTCTACCTGACGAGCCCGCACAACCCGACCGGCTCGGAGGTCACCATCGACGAGGTCGAACGGATCGCCGAGGCGACCGACGAGCAGACGCTGGTCGTCGTCGACGAGGCTTACGAGCCGTTCAGCGAACGGGAGAGCAAGATTGACCTCGTCCGCGAGCGAGACGACGTGGCCCTGCTCCACTCGTTCTCGAAGGCATACGGGCTGGCCGGGATCCGGCTTGGCTACGCGATCACCCCCGAGGAGTGGGGCGACGCCTACGCCCGCGTGAACACGCCCTTCGCCGCCAGCGAGATCGCCTGTCGGGCCGGACTGGCCGCGCTCGAGGACGATACGTTCCTCGAGGAGACGATCGAGACCGCCCGCTGGGGACGCGAGTACATCCGCGAGCATCTCGACGCGACGACCTGGGAGAGCGGCGGCAACTTCGTCCTCGCTGAGGTCGGGGACGCCGAGGCGGTGGCCGAGGCCTGCCAGCGCGAGGGCGTCATCGTCCGGGATTGTACGAGC comes from the Halapricum desulfuricans genome and includes:
- the hisC gene encoding histidinol-phosphate transaminase, which gives rise to MEPRDLSMHSVYRAGRGVEEVARDLGLDPDELIKLSSNENSLGPSPKAVEAIRNVAEDVHYYPKSSHTDLIAELAEKWAVEDEQIWLANGGDGALDYLSRALLEPGQAVLVPDPDFTYHGMSAKYHHGTVETFDLSEADGFHQSPERVLDAYDGHRIVYLTSPHNPTGSEVTIDEVERIAEATDEQTLVVVDEAYEPFSERESKIDLVRERDDVALLHSFSKAYGLAGIRLGYAITPEEWGDAYARVNTPFAASEIACRAGLAALEDDTFLEETIETARWGREYIREHLDATTWESGGNFVLAEVGDAEAVAEACQREGVIVRDCTSFGLPEHIRITTGTRAETPRAVETINEVLADVRGDRP